One part of the Indicator indicator isolate 239-I01 chromosome 5, UM_Iind_1.1, whole genome shotgun sequence genome encodes these proteins:
- the TMEM37 gene encoding voltage-dependent calcium channel gamma-like subunit: MTAIGAQAQRLLAHRRPQKSFFETLIRGLIILCVAIAVVLSSISICDGRWLFARGQLFGLWHFCTVNNDSVLKCVTDLSLTKVEGLSVGVIPIRSMVSFAVVVAIFGLELLMVSQVCDDANARQKWSMGSILILVSFLLSATGVLSFSILMKDHLTFTGFTLSYWCEFIAAFLFFLNGISGLHINSLTHPRNRVCKI; the protein is encoded by the exons ATGACCGCCATCGGGGCGCAG GCACAGAGGCTGCTGGCCCACCGGAGACCACAGAAATCCTTCTTTGAGACCCTCATCAGGGGCCTGATCATCTTGTGCGTGGCCATAGCGGTGGTCTTGTCGTCCATCTCCATCTGTGATGGCCGCTGGCTGTTTGCAAGAGGTCAGCTCTTTGGACTGTGGCACTTCTGCACCGTGAACAACGACAGTGTCCTGAAGTGTGTCACTGACCTCAGCCTCACCAAGGTGGAGGGGCTGAGCGTGGGGGTGATTCCAATAAGAAGCATGGTGTCCTTTGCTGTTGTGGTAGCCATATTTggcctggagctgctgatggTGTCTCAAGTCTGTGATGATGCCAATGCAAGGCAGAAGTGGTCAATGGGCTCAATTCTCATCCTTGTCTCATTTTTACTGTCAGCCACTGGGGTTCTGAGCTTCTCCATCCTCATGAAGGATCACCTCACCTTCACAGGCTTCACACTGTCATACTGGTGTGAATTCATTGctgccttcctcttcttccttaaCGGAATCAGTGGACTTCACATCAACAGCCTCACACACCCCAGGAACAGGGTTTGCAAAATCTAG